One Streptomyces sp. R28 DNA window includes the following coding sequences:
- a CDS encoding helix-turn-helix domain-containing protein has translation MAADNPLGDRLDDDDYPAYTMGRAAEMLGTTPAFLRAIGEARLITPLRSEGGHRRYSRYQLRVAARARELVDRGTPIEAACRIVILEDQLEEAQRINAEYRRAASATSDSSGPGSS, from the coding sequence ATGGCAGCAGATAATCCGCTCGGCGATCGTCTGGACGACGACGACTACCCCGCGTACACCATGGGCCGGGCCGCCGAAATGCTCGGCACGACCCCCGCCTTCCTCCGAGCCATCGGTGAGGCTCGTCTGATCACTCCGCTGCGCTCGGAGGGCGGACATCGCCGGTACTCCCGGTACCAACTGCGGGTGGCCGCTCGCGCCCGCGAGCTCGTCGACAGGGGAACCCCGATCGAGGCTGCTTGCCGCATCGTCATCCTCGAGGACCAGCTCGAGGAAGCGCAGCGCATCAACGCCGAGTACCGCCGTGCCGCGAGCGCGACGTCCGACAGTTCGGGTCCCGGTTCGAGCTGA
- a CDS encoding ABATE domain-containing protein has translation MNLDHIFVCGNPALDFAATLRARRSLRFEMFATPDRLNAWYVESGIVDAVSPGQEADVEQATTVREAVYRLVTARRLGEEYDGAALTLVNNAARKPAAVPQLTPSGRWTQATPEEALSMVARHAIELLSGPDVPLLKECGNPECTRTYIDRSRGMRRQWCGMESCGNRIKAAAYRARKKTAPAAAH, from the coding sequence GTGAACCTCGACCACATCTTCGTCTGCGGAAACCCGGCACTCGACTTCGCCGCAACGCTCCGAGCGCGCCGTTCGCTGCGCTTCGAGATGTTCGCGACACCGGACAGACTGAACGCATGGTACGTGGAGTCCGGCATCGTCGATGCGGTCTCCCCAGGTCAGGAGGCCGACGTGGAGCAGGCGACGACGGTCCGGGAAGCCGTCTACCGGCTGGTCACCGCCCGTCGGCTCGGAGAGGAGTACGACGGGGCGGCGCTGACTTTGGTGAACAACGCGGCACGCAAGCCGGCCGCCGTGCCGCAGCTCACCCCGTCGGGGCGGTGGACGCAGGCAACGCCCGAAGAAGCCCTCTCCATGGTGGCGCGCCACGCCATCGAGCTCCTGAGCGGGCCGGACGTCCCGCTGCTCAAGGAGTGCGGCAACCCGGAGTGCACCCGCACCTACATCGACCGCTCGCGGGGCATGCGCCGGCAGTGGTGCGGGATGGAGTCCTGCGGCAACAGGATCAAGGCAGCCGCGTACCGCGCCCGCAAGAAGACCGCGCCCGCAGCGGCCCATTGA